GCGCAGCAAGGACACGCCGGCGGCGCTGGACAACCCGTGCAGGTGCACGCGGGTATCGCAGGTGGTGGCCAATGCCAGCGCCCGGGACAGGGCGACGACTTCGGCGGCCACCGGAATCCCGGTCAGACCCAGCACCACGGCGACCTCGCCCTCATGCACACAGCCATCGACGGCAAGCTGCGGGTCCTCGGCGTCCAGCACCACGGTCAGATCATGCCCACGCGCATATTCAAGCGCCCGACGCAGCACGCGCGCGGAGATGGGCTGACCGCCCTGGCTCACCAACTGGCAGCCGGCGCGTCGCAACAATCCAAGCTCCGCCAGCCGCTCGCCGGCAAGACCCGCAGTAAGTGCGCCCACCGGTGCCAGACGCAACATACCCAGGGCCAGCGCACCATCGCGCAGGCGCCCGACCACAGCCGGATTGTCCAGACCAGCGTCACACTGCGGTGGCACGGCCAGGCGGGTGATGCCGCCGGCCGCGGCGGCGCGCAGTTCGCCGCGAGCCAGCGAATCCGGACTGCCCACCTGGCCGGCAAGATCGACCAGGCCCGGCAGCAACCACTTGCCGCTGATGTCTATGACCTGCGCGGGGGCGTTATCGGGCGCCGCGCCCAACCCGATAATGCGCCCGTCGGCGACATGCAGGTCCAGCTGTGCGTCGACGCCGTTGGCCGGATCAAGCACCCGTCCGCCGCGCAGGGTGAGGCGACTGCTGTCAGGCATCGTCGGCGCCCCCCCGACCGACGGTCTGCGCCAATACCGCCATGCGGATGGCAATGCCGTTGGTCACCTGCGGCAGAATCAGCGAGCGCTCGCAGTCAGCTACCGAGGAGGCGATCTCGACGCCCCGGTTGATTGGCCCCGGGTGCATTACCAGGGCATCGGGTCGCGCCACCGCCAGCGCGGTTTCGGTCAGGCCATACAGCTCGAAGTACTCGCGGTCGGACGGCACAAACCCACCAGCCATGCGCTCGCGCTGCAGGCGCAGCATAAGCACTACGTCGACGTCCGCCAGGCCCTCGCGCAGGTCGTGGCAGACCCGCCCGCCCAGGCAGGCCATACGGTCGGGCACCAGCGTCGCCGGGCCCACCAGGCGGATGTCCTTTACCCCGAGCAGACGCAGGCCCACCAGCTGCGAGCGCGCCACCCGTGAGTGCAGCACGTCGCCGACGATGGCTACCTTGAGCTGGTCGAAACTGCCACGATGCTGCCGGATGGTGTACAGGTCCAGCAAGGCCTGCGTCGGGTGCGCATGACAGCCATCGCCGGCATTGACCACCGCCACCTGCGGCGCCACGTGGCAGGCGATCAGCTGCGCCGCGCCGCTGTCGGCGTGGCGCACCACAAAAGCGTCGGTCTGCATGGCCTGTAAATTGGCGATGGTGTCGAGCAGGCTCTCGCCCTTGGCGGTGGCTGAAGCCGACACGCTCAGGGTCACCACGTCGGCTGACAGACGTTTGGCGGCGATCTCGAACGTGGTGCGGGTCCGCGTTGAGGCTTCGAAGAACAGCAACACCACTGTCTTGCCGCGCAACAGGGGTACTTTTTTTACGCTGCGCTCGCCAACCTCGACCAGGGAATCGGCGAGGCTGAAGAGTTCCTCAAGAGTGTCGCGGCGCAAACCTTCCAGCGTCAGCAGATGGCGCAGCCGGCCACCGGCATCGTACTGGGCGGCGCCCAGGGTCTGGGCCAGGGCCACCAGATCGCTCATGCCGGCTCCAGCGAGAACCGCAGCGGCTCCGGTCCCAGCAGCTGCAGGCGCTGGTCCGCTGGCAGTTGCAGGCACAGGCCGACGGCGTCGGGGGCAATCGGCAACTCACGGCCGCCACGATCAACCAGCACCGCTACCCGCACACAGGCCGGACGCCCGAAGTCGAACAGCTCGCGCAACGCGGCGCAGGTAGTGCGCCCGGTGTGCAACACATCGTCCACCAGCAGGATGTGTCGGCCGTCGACGCTGGCCGGCAGGCTGGACGCCCGCGCCTGCCCCTTGAAGCCACCCTGGTGCAGGTCGTCCCGATAGAAGCCAGCGTCAAGCGTTGCCAGCGGCGCCATCGCGC
The DNA window shown above is from Immundisolibacter sp. and carries:
- a CDS encoding dihydroorotase family protein: MPDSSRLTLRGGRVLDPANGVDAQLDLHVADGRIIGLGAAPDNAPAQVIDISGKWLLPGLVDLAGQVGSPDSLARGELRAAAAGGITRLAVPPQCDAGLDNPAVVGRLRDGALALGMLRLAPVGALTAGLAGERLAELGLLRRAGCQLVSQGGQPISARVLRRALEYARGHDLTVVLDAEDPQLAVDGCVHEGEVAVVLGLTGIPVAAEVVALSRALALATTCDTRVHLHGLSSAAGVSLLRSAKAAGLPVTADAVIWNLHYTDQDIGAYDPAFHLRPPLREAGDRAALREALADGTLDAVCSDHRPHDGEAKRQPFARCLPGVAGFEALLPLTLQLVEAGVLPLERALAALTSGPAAVLGAGGTLAVGAPADLCVVDAEQTWQVGADTWHSAGRCTPVWGKSLRGRVTLTLLAGRPVYGMEESSRGR
- a CDS encoding aspartate carbamoyltransferase catalytic subunit yields the protein MSDLVALAQTLGAAQYDAGGRLRHLLTLEGLRRDTLEELFSLADSLVEVGERSVKKVPLLRGKTVVLLFFEASTRTRTTFEIAAKRLSADVVTLSVSASATAKGESLLDTIANLQAMQTDAFVVRHADSGAAQLIACHVAPQVAVVNAGDGCHAHPTQALLDLYTIRQHRGSFDQLKVAIVGDVLHSRVARSQLVGLRLLGVKDIRLVGPATLVPDRMACLGGRVCHDLREGLADVDVVLMLRLQRERMAGGFVPSDREYFELYGLTETALAVARPDALVMHPGPINRGVEIASSVADCERSLILPQVTNGIAIRMAVLAQTVGRGGADDA
- the pyrR gene encoding bifunctional pyr operon transcriptional regulator/uracil phosphoribosyltransferase PyrR, with the translated sequence MRSSITEAALAEALERLGDACAALALPDPLLVGIETGGVWLARWLHQRLGAMAPLATLDAGFYRDDLHQGGFKGQARASSLPASVDGRHILLVDDVLHTGRTTCAALRELFDFGRPACVRVAVLVDRGGRELPIAPDAVGLCLQLPADQRLQLLGPEPLRFSLEPA